Proteins encoded together in one Thermococcus barophilus MP window:
- a CDS encoding OB-fold nucleic acid binding domain-containing protein, translating to MTVLTKEQIIELIRRQKKLSLNEIEEQIREIAQRDKISEHAAALLLAEQLGVNLEETAPLMYIADLVSGMRDVNIVGRILRKYGIREYTKRDGTKGQVASILIYDSTGKARVVLWDGKVGEYYNKLQVGDVIKVIDANVRESLAGIPELHVNFRSRIIVNPEDPRVEEIPPLEEVRTYSYSRRKIAELMGGEKFVELRGTIAKLYRVIVYDACPECRRKVDYDPGMNVWICPEHGEVKPLKMTVIDFGIDDSTGYIRATLFGEDAAELLGADPEEISEKLKELTEMGMTVKEAGRKLAEEEFYPLLGREIVIRGNVVEDRFLGMLLKASSWEDVDYRGEIERIKRELKGTLGEVF from the coding sequence ATGACCGTGTTGACAAAAGAGCAGATTATTGAGCTTATCCGAAGACAGAAAAAGCTCAGCTTAAATGAAATTGAAGAACAGATAAGAGAGATTGCTCAAAGGGATAAAATATCGGAACATGCTGCTGCTTTACTCTTAGCGGAGCAGCTGGGTGTTAACCTGGAAGAAACGGCACCACTGATGTATATTGCTGATCTTGTGTCGGGAATGAGAGATGTGAACATAGTGGGAAGGATACTGCGGAAGTATGGAATTAGGGAGTACACAAAGCGAGATGGGACAAAAGGACAGGTGGCGAGCATCTTGATTTATGACAGCACTGGAAAAGCAAGGGTTGTTCTCTGGGATGGAAAGGTTGGTGAGTACTACAACAAGCTTCAGGTAGGCGATGTAATCAAGGTCATTGATGCAAATGTTAGAGAGAGCTTAGCTGGAATTCCAGAGCTTCATGTAAACTTCAGAAGCAGAATAATTGTTAATCCAGAGGATCCAAGAGTTGAGGAGATTCCCCCGCTTGAAGAAGTTAGAACGTACTCCTATTCAAGAAGGAAAATTGCTGAGCTGATGGGTGGAGAAAAATTCGTTGAGCTTAGAGGGACAATCGCAAAGCTGTACAGGGTTATAGTTTATGATGCATGTCCGGAGTGCAGGAGAAAAGTTGACTATGATCCTGGAATGAATGTCTGGATTTGTCCCGAACATGGGGAGGTAAAACCGCTAAAAATGACAGTAATTGACTTTGGAATTGATGATTCTACAGGTTACATACGGGCCACGTTGTTTGGAGAAGACGCTGCCGAGCTCTTGGGAGCTGATCCAGAGGAGATAAGCGAAAAGTTGAAGGAGCTAACGGAGATGGGAATGACGGTTAAAGAGGCTGGAAGAAAATTAGCGGAGGAGGAGTTCTATCCACTGCTTGGGCGGGAGATAGTTATCAGGGGAAATGTGGTAGAGGACAGATTTCTTGGCATGCTCCTCAAGGCATCTTCTTGGGAGGATGTTGATTACAGGGGAGAGATTGAAAGGATTAAGAGAGAGCTTAAAGGCACATTGGGGGAGGTGTTCTGA
- the scpB gene encoding SMC-Scp complex subunit ScpB — protein sequence MGLIEDKALVEAALFVAGRPLSVKELSKALGIKSLDYLEKLIELIAAEYAERKSAIEVVRVLGDKYVMQVKQEYSQRVIHLMPKPDLRTGELKTLALIAYLQPIEQSKIIKLRGSQAYEHIKHLLQMGLIYAEPYERTKLLGTTQKFAELYGFPENDPLLIKEAFKKVVHAEYADLIEKLEKTEKDKNRTE from the coding sequence ATGGGATTAATCGAAGACAAGGCACTTGTTGAGGCAGCTCTTTTTGTTGCGGGAAGGCCTTTAAGTGTAAAAGAACTCTCAAAAGCCCTTGGAATAAAATCTCTTGATTACCTTGAAAAGCTGATTGAGCTGATTGCTGCTGAGTATGCGGAAAGAAAAAGTGCAATAGAGGTTGTGAGGGTTCTTGGGGACAAGTATGTCATGCAGGTGAAGCAGGAATATTCTCAAAGGGTAATCCACCTTATGCCAAAGCCTGATTTAAGAACAGGTGAGCTCAAAACCCTCGCCCTCATAGCATATCTTCAGCCAATAGAGCAGAGCAAGATAATAAAACTCAGGGGAAGTCAGGCATATGAGCACATCAAGCATCTCCTTCAAATGGGTCTGATTTATGCTGAACCTTATGAGAGAACTAAGCTTTTGGGAACAACTCAAAAATTCGCTGAGCTTTACGGATTTCCAGAGAACGACCCTCTGCTGATTAAAGAGGCATTTAAGAAAGTTGTCCATGCAGAATATGCTGATTTAATTGAAAAACTTGAGAAAACTGAAAAAGATAAAAATCGGACTGAGTAA
- a CDS encoding DUF7344 domain-containing protein — MPMTTSAMILGNDRRMFVIEYLQKCNGKADLRDLVEYIAKKEGNTDRRHRKSVYVSLVQTHIPKMEREGIIEFKHGTIKLIQVPENVDVYMEIVNKNDVRWATVYSMLALGSAAMSYYVQSWEGFVISTVFLSMSVIQRLKEKRIIKRTG; from the coding sequence ATGCCGATGACGACCTCCGCGATGATATTGGGAAATGACAGGAGAATGTTTGTTATAGAATACCTTCAGAAATGTAATGGAAAAGCTGATTTAAGAGACCTCGTCGAATACATTGCAAAGAAGGAAGGAAATACAGATAGAAGGCACAGGAAAAGTGTTTATGTAAGCTTGGTGCAAACCCACATCCCAAAGATGGAAAGGGAAGGAATAATAGAATTCAAGCATGGAACCATAAAGCTCATTCAGGTTCCAGAAAATGTTGATGTGTACATGGAAATTGTGAACAAGAACGATGTGCGATGGGCAACCGTCTACAGCATGCTTGCACTTGGCTCAGCTGCCATGAGTTATTATGTCCAAAGCTGGGAAGGATTTGTGATTTCGACGGTATTCCTGTCCATGTCGGTCATTCAAAGGCTCAAGGAGAAAAGGATCATAAAAAGAACGGGGTAA
- a CDS encoding DUF1102 domain-containing protein → MKEVKKLALGIFGLLVAFGLVLGAGANFSDYNASRSVHWAIVTDDTELIDLTPLQPYAYINEGGVLVVDFSANNPMWPGEGYGMGISPSSEYNFDEVFEVSNDLWENMTIIVRITSSDTHVEFYGHEGGVYAVDGGAEATASDSARDDVCFALGPGERKKIGIDLSANGDSPGDVWDETMTIKAYRLGTEPAELQGICEED, encoded by the coding sequence ATGAAAGAAGTGAAAAAGTTAGCACTTGGAATTTTTGGCCTTTTAGTGGCCTTTGGTCTCGTGCTCGGAGCAGGGGCCAATTTTAGTGACTACAATGCAAGCAGAAGTGTCCACTGGGCAATTGTTACAGACGACACTGAGCTTATTGACTTAACTCCACTCCAGCCGTATGCATACATAAATGAGGGCGGAGTTTTGGTGGTTGACTTCTCAGCAAACAATCCAATGTGGCCCGGGGAGGGCTATGGAATGGGCATAAGCCCATCAAGCGAGTACAACTTCGATGAGGTTTTTGAAGTCAGCAACGACCTCTGGGAGAACATGACCATAATCGTCAGGATAACATCAAGCGACACCCATGTCGAGTTCTACGGACATGAAGGCGGCGTTTATGCAGTTGATGGCGGTGCTGAAGCAACAGCATCAGACAGCGCAAGAGATGACGTGTGTTTTGCACTTGGTCCGGGAGAAAGAAAGAAGATAGGCATTGATCTGAGCGCAAACGGCGACAGCCCTGGAGATGTCTGGGATGAGACGATGACAATTAAGGCATACAGACTCGGCACGGAGCCAGCAGAACTACAAGGCATATGCGAGGAGGATTGA
- a CDS encoding COG1470 family protein, translating into MILIGSSGNFREYESQRGIWVQISQGNEAYIAYFCTDDGYSTTVTVEQGSFASFNALTIRNQLGETLEARIELSNALLPSIDVELENGWVTLFDQEEYSFEGNVSVASDAPIGTYTVPITLYASWNNGDAEISTCPLKINVIAPQVELTKTLIDGNTTVHVKTNQSWTMRIEVTNYGSEKELVIRDVIPAELEVDLNRTSATNGTYTFTRQGIGNMGSTHMEWRVTVRKGESEYIDITVYTRLNPAGKQEFTSPGTYTLNEGAEIAGYGIKTDPITVEAVKEEDCCHHGGGCDG; encoded by the coding sequence ATGATACTCATTGGATCCAGCGGCAACTTCAGAGAATACGAGAGTCAGAGAGGAATATGGGTGCAGATTTCTCAGGGAAATGAAGCCTACATCGCCTACTTCTGTACTGATGATGGATATTCCACCACTGTAACTGTAGAGCAGGGTAGCTTTGCAAGTTTTAATGCACTAACCATACGAAATCAGCTGGGAGAAACCTTAGAAGCAAGGATTGAACTTAGCAATGCTTTGCTCCCCAGCATAGATGTTGAGCTTGAAAATGGATGGGTAACGCTCTTTGACCAAGAAGAATATTCCTTTGAAGGGAACGTGAGTGTTGCAAGTGATGCTCCAATTGGAACATATACCGTCCCAATTACCCTCTATGCAAGCTGGAACAATGGCGACGCTGAGATAAGCACTTGCCCGTTGAAGATTAATGTGATAGCACCTCAAGTGGAGCTGACAAAAACCCTCATAGATGGAAACACAACAGTACACGTAAAAACAAACCAAAGCTGGACCATGAGGATAGAAGTGACAAACTACGGATCAGAAAAGGAGCTTGTGATCAGAGATGTTATTCCAGCAGAACTTGAAGTTGATCTCAACAGAACATCAGCCACAAACGGTACATATACCTTTACAAGACAAGGCATTGGCAATATGGGCTCCACACACATGGAGTGGAGGGTTACCGTTAGAAAAGGAGAGAGTGAGTACATTGACATAACAGTGTACACCAGACTCAATCCAGCAGGGAAGCAGGAGTTCACAAGTCCCGGTACATATACCTTGAATGAGGGAGCAGAAATTGCTGGATACGGAATAAAGACAGACCCCATTACTGTCGAGGCAGTTAAAGAAGAAGACTGCTGCCACCATGGTGGTGGATGTGATGGTTAG
- a CDS encoding DUF5305 family protein, with protein MKRIDLKNIKRINKKKVGFAIAIAVFLLFSAYSAVALQKDPETITSQKMGSYMQRGVFQHKAFFSNTSLYGDVKSMKYYPKDITESISGVYVYTFTPGDDVTGRYKLTIVTTYYISKGKEKIVLWEEKLVERERELENGMMGEAITFNMNDMNRRMEIVKEGLGIKRISRETKIVVQVLAKGKVNGKYIKEEFDQTINMVIDSGNGLIYFTNDEVEAKKNIIDKNIQVNYVSFLGKPITVAAARKVFPLLALLSALPIFGMVYTAKAKTPKDELKDLRRYMIEGIPNKVDKKITLATEEDLKRTFELIDKPIMHYQEGNSDVYAIVDTGVVYEYRRDN; from the coding sequence GTGAAGAGAATTGATTTAAAAAATATTAAAAGGATCAACAAGAAAAAGGTAGGCTTTGCGATAGCAATCGCAGTTTTCCTGTTATTCTCCGCTTACAGTGCAGTTGCGCTGCAGAAAGACCCGGAAACTATTACCTCTCAGAAGATGGGGAGCTATATGCAAAGAGGTGTGTTTCAGCATAAAGCCTTCTTTTCAAACACATCCCTTTATGGAGATGTGAAAAGTATGAAGTACTACCCAAAGGATATTACCGAATCAATATCCGGGGTTTATGTTTACACTTTCACACCCGGAGATGATGTAACTGGCAGGTACAAGCTGACAATTGTCACCACCTATTATATTTCAAAAGGAAAGGAAAAAATAGTGCTGTGGGAAGAAAAGCTTGTGGAAAGAGAAAGAGAGCTGGAAAACGGCATGATGGGTGAGGCTATAACCTTCAACATGAACGACATGAACAGGAGAATGGAGATAGTGAAGGAAGGGTTGGGGATTAAGAGGATCTCCAGGGAAACAAAGATCGTGGTTCAGGTTCTTGCTAAAGGGAAAGTCAACGGAAAGTATATCAAAGAGGAGTTTGATCAGACCATAAACATGGTAATAGATTCTGGCAATGGGCTCATATACTTCACAAATGATGAAGTTGAGGCAAAGAAGAACATTATCGACAAAAATATTCAGGTCAACTATGTAAGCTTTCTCGGAAAGCCAATCACCGTTGCTGCAGCAAGGAAAGTATTTCCACTACTTGCACTACTAAGTGCCCTTCCGATATTTGGAATGGTGTACACGGCAAAGGCAAAGACTCCAAAAGATGAACTTAAGGATCTGAGAAGATACATGATCGAAGGAATACCAAACAAAGTGGACAAAAAAATAACACTCGCAACAGAAGAAGACTTGAAGAGAACCTTTGAACTGATAGACAAACCCATAATGCACTATCAAGAGGGAAACAGTGATGTGTATGCAATTGTTGACACCGGGGTTGTTTACGAATACAGAAGAGACAATTAG
- a CDS encoding DUF1102 domain-containing protein: MNKVIGLVLLLVGMMLAVGAGANFRYYEAERDLTVAIVGDDNEFIDLTPLQPYVYLNNGKLTVEISDNHPDYPGHGAGMSPNTTYVFEEMFEVSNDLWENYVEDGNVTLTDAYPICVSISVPSNSDVTLFTGDYNGTSSTQLLFTVYHGDPVKIGMVFDNTGAELGENQVQMDIQVFAGECE, translated from the coding sequence ATGAATAAGGTTATTGGTTTGGTATTGCTCTTAGTGGGCATGATGTTGGCGGTTGGCGCAGGAGCCAACTTCAGGTATTATGAAGCAGAAAGAGATTTGACAGTTGCTATCGTCGGAGACGACAATGAGTTTATTGATCTGACTCCGCTCCAACCATATGTTTACCTGAACAACGGAAAGCTAACTGTGGAAATCAGCGACAACCATCCGGATTATCCTGGACACGGTGCAGGAATGAGTCCAAACACAACATATGTGTTTGAAGAGATGTTTGAAGTCAGCAACGACCTCTGGGAGAACTATGTTGAAGATGGAAATGTCACACTTACGGATGCATACCCGATATGTGTCAGCATTTCAGTTCCAAGTAACAGCGACGTTACTCTGTTCACTGGCGACTACAACGGAACTTCATCAACACAGCTCCTGTTTACAGTATATCATGGAGACCCAGTTAAGATCGGTATGGTATTCGACAACACGGGTGCAGAGCTTGGCGAAAACCAAGTTCAGATGGACATACAAGTATTTGCTGGCGAATGTGAGTAG
- a CDS encoding DUF1102 domain-containing protein → MISTKITLPLVAVLIFIAAVSISKPIPVSYALENGNTSFTIETPLPPYAFLYHGGNLTIDISKNSPFYPGYGEGLSRDAIYQFDDVIRVENNVTQTGASVICVIITSEMNGLKFYYSNTTPAESISITLGEYESANIGIFVNTTGYALGDVSGSFKIQAFEGACG, encoded by the coding sequence ATGATAAGCACAAAAATTACTTTGCCACTGGTAGCGGTTCTTATATTTATTGCGGCAGTTAGCATCAGCAAGCCTATACCTGTTTCTTACGCTCTTGAAAATGGCAACACTTCATTCACTATTGAAACCCCACTCCCTCCCTATGCTTTTCTCTACCATGGGGGGAACCTGACAATTGATATCAGCAAGAACAGCCCATTTTACCCGGGATATGGAGAAGGATTGTCAAGGGATGCTATCTATCAGTTTGATGATGTCATAAGAGTCGAGAACAACGTTACACAAACGGGAGCTTCGGTTATCTGTGTGATAATCACCTCAGAGATGAATGGTTTGAAGTTTTACTACTCAAACACAACGCCAGCAGAGAGCATCAGCATCACACTGGGTGAATACGAGTCAGCAAATATAGGCATCTTTGTCAACACAACAGGCTATGCTCTTGGGGATGTTTCTGGAAGCTTTAAAATACAGGCGTTTGAAGGTGCATGCGGATGA
- a CDS encoding DUF434 domain-containing protein, which translates to MPSPFLDAYLDLKYLLNRGYRKSTALNFVANHYKLKKMERYFLARCVFSDKELENRQRKRMPIEFIRGRILAVDGFNVLITLESALEGKAILCEDGFVRDLKYQRGYKLSEKTEEMLFVLLEFLSQFSPEKVVFLYDKPVSKSGEVAEITGKIMREVGLSGLAKVVPSPDFELKKFKTVATSDFAVIDSVEHAVDIPQEYALRRRIKIKTFREVLREFKLP; encoded by the coding sequence ATGCCTTCTCCTTTCCTTGATGCATATTTGGATTTGAAGTATTTGCTTAACAGGGGTTATCGAAAAAGCACTGCACTGAATTTTGTTGCAAATCATTATAAGCTAAAAAAGATGGAGAGATATTTTCTGGCGAGATGCGTTTTCAGTGATAAGGAACTTGAGAACAGACAAAGAAAGAGAATGCCGATTGAGTTCATAAGGGGTAGGATCTTGGCAGTTGATGGATTCAATGTTCTTATAACCTTGGAATCCGCTCTCGAAGGAAAAGCTATACTTTGCGAGGATGGATTTGTTCGAGATTTGAAGTATCAGAGGGGATACAAGCTTAGCGAAAAAACTGAAGAAATGCTATTTGTTCTCTTGGAATTTTTGTCTCAGTTCAGTCCAGAGAAGGTTGTATTCTTATATGACAAACCTGTTAGCAAAAGCGGAGAGGTTGCAGAGATTACAGGTAAAATTATGAGGGAGGTTGGTCTTTCTGGATTAGCTAAAGTTGTACCATCTCCTGACTTTGAGCTTAAGAAGTTTAAAACAGTTGCAACCTCGGATTTTGCTGTTATTGACAGCGTGGAACATGCCGTTGACATTCCTCAGGAATATGCGTTGAGGAGAAGAATTAAAATAAAGACATTCAGGGAGGTATTAAGAGAGTTTAAACTTCCCTAA
- a CDS encoding OB-fold nucleic acid binding domain-containing protein produces the protein MKKRLPATRVYIRDILEGFFVKSEGDFEPNYLITKDARKVYRAKIVATVVRDPVIAEDETYGKFQVDDGTGVIWVLGFRDDTKFAKLVKKGDLVQIIGKIAEWRGDKQILVEGVSKVHPNMWILHRYETLKDKVEHIKKAKIAFEIYNTYGITAKAKVIAKNKGISEDLLETIDELYAIMIEQRAEEALEEEIFEEEEKKVDETLEEAKKAILEILRSKGDRPVSRKYIERKLQEKFKAEIIDDALRELLAEGEIYEPEIGYYKILA, from the coding sequence ATGAAGAAGCGCTTGCCCGCTACAAGGGTTTATATTAGGGACATCCTTGAGGGGTTTTTTGTTAAAAGTGAAGGTGACTTTGAGCCAAATTATCTGATCACAAAAGATGCGAGAAAAGTTTACAGGGCTAAAATAGTTGCAACGGTTGTGAGAGATCCTGTAATAGCGGAAGATGAGACGTACGGAAAGTTCCAGGTTGATGACGGTACTGGTGTAATATGGGTTCTCGGCTTTAGAGATGATACAAAGTTTGCCAAGCTTGTTAAGAAAGGCGACTTAGTGCAGATTATCGGGAAGATTGCAGAGTGGAGGGGAGATAAGCAGATTCTGGTTGAGGGAGTTTCAAAAGTTCATCCAAACATGTGGATACTCCACCGGTATGAGACGCTGAAGGATAAGGTGGAGCACATAAAGAAGGCTAAAATTGCGTTTGAGATTTACAACACCTATGGCATAACAGCTAAGGCAAAGGTAATTGCGAAGAACAAAGGGATAAGCGAAGATCTGCTTGAGACAATTGATGAGCTCTATGCAATAATGATTGAGCAAAGGGCAGAGGAAGCCTTAGAGGAGGAAATATTTGAGGAAGAAGAGAAGAAGGTTGACGAGACACTTGAAGAAGCTAAAAAAGCTATACTCGAAATACTCAGGTCAAAAGGTGACAGACCAGTCTCAAGGAAGTACATAGAAAGAAAACTGCAGGAGAAGTTTAAGGCAGAGATCATTGACGACGCCCTTAGAGAGCTCCTTGCAGAAGGAGAGATCTATGAACCTGAAATTGGCTACTACAAGATTCTGGCCTGA
- a CDS encoding HD domain-containing protein yields the protein MYEKIKLLSEIKELMENDKLFEMFKKTFEDYEYYFNTTNYIVLNVYQFNDHGSIHVLLTARRALEILKIIKKFGIQTTAEKLGKPFKWSKFIVAFGALFHDIGNMIHRENHYLFSTILAEPIIEKLAKEFEEDDWLLLKALTLNAIYTHDEATQCTTIEGSCVTVADGCDMEQGRSRLVHKKDKVDIHSVSALAIEKVEIQEGDNKTPVVIDVKMRHLSGIFQVDEILTKKIRNSLLSGKVKIRIHAENQVLEKVV from the coding sequence ATGTATGAAAAAATAAAGCTTTTAAGTGAGATAAAGGAGCTTATGGAGAATGACAAGCTGTTTGAAATGTTCAAAAAAACATTTGAGGATTATGAATATTACTTCAACACAACAAACTACATAGTTCTCAACGTTTACCAGTTTAATGACCATGGAAGCATACACGTCCTTTTAACAGCAAGGAGGGCATTGGAGATTTTAAAGATTATAAAAAAATTTGGAATTCAAACAACAGCAGAAAAGCTCGGCAAGCCTTTCAAATGGAGCAAGTTTATAGTCGCATTTGGGGCTTTATTCCATGATATTGGAAACATGATCCACCGTGAGAATCACTACCTTTTCAGCACGATTTTGGCAGAACCGATCATAGAAAAGCTCGCCAAAGAGTTTGAGGAGGATGATTGGTTGCTTTTGAAAGCGCTAACGCTTAATGCAATTTACACTCATGACGAAGCAACTCAGTGCACAACGATTGAGGGCAGCTGCGTTACAGTTGCTGATGGCTGTGATATGGAGCAAGGTCGCTCGAGGCTTGTCCATAAGAAGGATAAAGTCGATATCCACTCCGTCTCTGCACTTGCGATTGAGAAAGTCGAAATACAAGAGGGAGACAACAAAACACCCGTGGTTATAGATGTCAAAATGAGGCACCTATCCGGAATTTTCCAAGTTGACGAAATTTTAACCAAGAAGATCAGAAACTCCCTGCTGAGTGGAAAGGTTAAAATCCGGATTCATGCAGAAAACCAGGTGCTGGAGAAGGTGGTTTAA
- a CDS encoding signal peptidase I, with product MRLLELLFTFVVGVILISSVIGIVLDRPVLISYAYSDSMSPTIEKGDLFFINPFSKGDVGDIIVFRMKDEWTVHRVYAKDEEGYITKGEQQCRNRPAGENPKISKESVIGTVVTLGRTPIKIPRAGNYIQDLSKKGSNLYIAVALLVIGAILMTTGGERKRRKKRRRYIKVKFKTVYAITASLVLVTLLISMMLSWGTLAFSYSSTLAGGQQKGWYMPGSTFEENLTIKNRAIYPFLYFVEAKGNRIEITSENSFKIPGRSEKAITIRVNVPEETRVYGEKIEIYAYLPILPERVIAELYSKSPYLPFVAYIVEASIFLILLYFAIGAGSEDIIRYRVHRSGIFDKLKESVGL from the coding sequence ATGAGGCTTCTTGAACTTCTTTTTACCTTTGTGGTTGGTGTTATTTTGATCTCATCAGTGATTGGGATTGTTCTTGATAGACCTGTTCTCATATCTTACGCTTATTCAGATAGCATGAGTCCAACAATAGAAAAGGGAGATCTATTCTTCATAAACCCATTTTCAAAAGGAGATGTTGGAGATATCATTGTTTTCAGAATGAAGGATGAGTGGACCGTACACAGGGTGTATGCCAAAGATGAAGAGGGATACATAACCAAGGGAGAACAACAATGTCGCAACAGACCAGCAGGAGAAAATCCGAAAATATCAAAGGAGAGCGTCATAGGCACGGTGGTGACACTTGGGAGAACACCAATAAAGATACCCCGTGCTGGCAATTATATTCAGGATCTTTCAAAGAAAGGCTCAAATCTCTACATTGCAGTTGCACTGCTCGTTATTGGGGCAATACTGATGACAACTGGAGGAGAAAGAAAGAGAAGAAAAAAGAGACGGAGATACATTAAGGTTAAATTCAAGACGGTTTACGCAATAACTGCATCACTTGTTCTTGTGACGTTACTAATCTCAATGATGCTCTCCTGGGGAACTTTAGCATTCAGCTACTCTTCAACTCTGGCTGGAGGGCAGCAGAAAGGGTGGTATATGCCAGGTTCTACATTCGAGGAGAACTTGACAATAAAAAACAGAGCAATTTATCCTTTTCTATACTTCGTTGAAGCAAAGGGAAATAGGATAGAAATAACAAGCGAAAACTCTTTTAAAATCCCTGGAAGAAGCGAGAAGGCAATAACTATCAGGGTTAATGTTCCAGAAGAAACCAGAGTATACGGGGAGAAAATTGAAATTTATGCATATCTGCCGATTCTACCTGAAAGAGTGATTGCGGAGCTTTACAGCAAAAGCCCATATCTCCCGTTTGTCGCATACATCGTAGAGGCGAGCATCTTCTTAATATTGCTTTATTTTGCCATAGGAGCAGGTAGTGAGGACATAATCAGATATAGAGTTCACCGCTCAGGAATTTTTGATAAACTTAAGGAGAGTGTTGGGTTATGA
- a CDS encoding geranylgeranylglycerol-phosphate geranylgeranyltransferase: MEVKAFIEILRPHNCFVAGLVGILGSIVALGHFPKIKTAVLIFAVVFLGCSAGNTINDYFDYEIDKINRPTRPLPRGAMSRKTAFWYAMLLFVVGLVLAYRLNIYAFILAVAAYSVLLIYAWKLKPLPIIGNIMVASLTGATPLYGAIAVGKIGLAGYLALCAFLVNLAREIMKDIEDIEGDKAKGAKTLPIVWGIKKSAYLASLFGIATVVASFLPLKVGIGIGYLPMIVVDGLILAAVFELLKNPMPKTAGKAQKKLKAAIYLAVFSFLLGSITTGVRL; this comes from the coding sequence GTGGAAGTCAAAGCCTTCATTGAAATATTACGACCTCACAACTGTTTTGTAGCAGGATTAGTTGGAATATTAGGCTCCATTGTGGCATTAGGACATTTTCCCAAAATAAAAACAGCAGTGTTAATCTTTGCAGTTGTTTTTTTAGGATGCAGTGCTGGGAATACAATAAACGATTACTTTGACTATGAGATTGATAAAATCAACCGCCCCACAAGACCTCTGCCAAGGGGCGCAATGTCAAGAAAAACAGCTTTTTGGTATGCGATGCTCTTATTTGTTGTTGGTCTTGTTCTGGCTTATCGGCTCAACATATATGCGTTTATTCTGGCAGTAGCTGCATACTCTGTTCTGCTTATCTACGCATGGAAACTTAAGCCATTGCCAATCATCGGGAATATAATGGTCGCAAGCCTAACCGGGGCAACACCTCTGTACGGTGCGATTGCAGTAGGCAAAATTGGGCTTGCAGGATATTTAGCATTGTGTGCATTTCTGGTGAACCTGGCAAGGGAGATTATGAAGGACATCGAAGATATCGAGGGAGACAAGGCAAAGGGAGCAAAAACTTTGCCAATTGTGTGGGGGATAAAAAAGTCGGCATATTTAGCCTCACTATTTGGAATCGCAACTGTAGTGGCATCGTTTCTGCCCCTAAAAGTGGGAATTGGAATAGGATATCTGCCAATGATAGTTGTCGATGGCCTGATTTTAGCTGCGGTCTTTGAACTTCTGAAGAATCCAATGCCTAAGACAGCTGGAAAGGCACAGAAAAAATTAAAAGCCGCAATTTACCTTGCTGTGTTTAGCTTTTTGTTAGGTTCAATCACAACGGGGGTGAGATTGTGA